In Halococcus salifodinae DSM 8989, a single genomic region encodes these proteins:
- a CDS encoding electron transfer flavoprotein subunit beta/FixA family protein, with amino-acid sequence MKILIAVTEVAEVEDDFEIDGLAVADQYLDYDLNEWDDYAIEAGVQLQEVGEEVEVVSVTVGPERSEETIRMGLAKGVDRAIRVWDDALEGEGQLGVETKADILAAVAEDEDPDLVLTGVQSNDDAFGATGVSLADEIGFEWAAVVNDLDLEPGDDVASVHRELEGGVEELTDVELPAVLTIQTGINEPRYASLRGIRQAQSKEIAPKDLADIGLDASVTESPITLTQLYEPETESDATVFEGSPDEEADQLADLLRDKGVVEG; translated from the coding sequence ATGAAGATCCTCATCGCGGTAACGGAGGTGGCCGAAGTCGAGGACGACTTCGAAATCGATGGGTTGGCAGTCGCCGATCAGTACCTCGACTACGACCTCAACGAGTGGGACGACTACGCCATCGAGGCGGGCGTCCAGCTCCAGGAGGTGGGTGAGGAGGTTGAGGTCGTCTCGGTCACGGTCGGGCCCGAACGCTCCGAGGAGACCATTCGGATGGGACTCGCGAAAGGCGTCGACCGCGCGATCCGGGTCTGGGACGACGCGCTCGAAGGAGAGGGTCAGCTCGGCGTCGAGACCAAGGCCGATATCCTCGCGGCAGTCGCCGAGGACGAAGACCCCGATCTCGTGCTCACGGGCGTCCAGTCGAACGACGACGCCTTCGGGGCCACCGGCGTCTCGCTCGCCGACGAGATCGGCTTCGAGTGGGCCGCGGTCGTCAACGATCTCGACCTCGAACCAGGCGACGATGTCGCCTCGGTCCACCGCGAACTCGAAGGCGGCGTCGAGGAACTGACCGACGTGGAGCTCCCCGCCGTCCTCACCATCCAGACCGGGATCAACGAGCCCCGCTACGCGAGCCTTCGGGGAATCCGTCAGGCCCAGTCGAAGGAGATCGCGCCCAAGGACCTCGCGGATATCGGTCTCGACGCGTCGGTGACCGAGAGCCCGATCACGCTCACGCAGCTCTACGAGCCAGAAACCGAGAGCGACGCGACGGTGTTCGAGGGGAGTCCCGACGAGGAGGCCGACCAGCTGGCTGACCTGCTTCGCGACAAGGGGGTGGTCGAGGGATGA
- a CDS encoding polyprenyl synthetase family protein, with product MEYLERRRAMVEERLEAVCEASEPDDLTAQLEHVALSGGKRVRPTVTVLACEAAGGEGEDAVDFAVGIELVHNASLVVDDIIDESDVRRGTDSAWAAFGHGSALIASDGLLGEAFALFAADERAMEVVSEAMVELGEGEATELVAHPTTQAEYMELARRKTGALFRAAAQLGAVAADADAATVEAFGDYAEGVGVAFQIRDDVLDATADADDLGKPTGQDSAMDRPSLVEVTDLAPEEANDLARRTADDALAALDSVAIDDEQAEEYLRDLAEFVVVRER from the coding sequence ATGGAGTATCTCGAACGCCGGCGGGCGATGGTCGAGGAGCGCCTCGAAGCCGTCTGCGAGGCGTCCGAGCCCGACGATCTCACGGCCCAGCTCGAACACGTCGCGCTCTCTGGCGGCAAGCGCGTCCGGCCCACAGTCACAGTTTTGGCCTGCGAGGCCGCCGGCGGGGAGGGCGAAGACGCGGTCGATTTCGCGGTCGGGATCGAGCTGGTTCACAACGCGTCGCTCGTGGTCGACGACATCATCGACGAGTCGGACGTCCGCCGGGGAACCGACAGCGCGTGGGCGGCGTTCGGTCACGGCTCGGCGCTGATCGCTTCCGATGGGTTGCTCGGCGAGGCGTTCGCGCTCTTTGCGGCCGACGAGCGCGCGATGGAGGTCGTGAGCGAGGCGATGGTCGAACTCGGAGAGGGCGAGGCGACCGAACTCGTCGCTCACCCCACCACCCAGGCGGAGTACATGGAGCTCGCCCGCCGGAAGACAGGGGCGCTGTTTCGCGCGGCAGCCCAGCTGGGCGCGGTCGCGGCCGACGCCGATGCGGCCACGGTCGAGGCGTTCGGCGACTACGCAGAGGGTGTCGGGGTCGCTTTCCAGATCCGCGACGACGTGCTCGACGCGACCGCCGACGCCGACGACCTCGGCAAACCGACGGGGCAGGACAGCGCGATGGATCGGCCCTCGCTCGTCGAAGTCACCGATCTCGCACCGGAGGAAGCGAACGACCTCGCGCGCCGGACCGCCGACGACGCGCTCGCGGCGCTCGATTCGGTCGCGATCGACGACGAGCAGGCCGAGGAGTATCTTCGAGATCTCGCGGAGTTCGTGGTCGTCCGCGAGCGGTGA
- a CDS encoding radical SAM protein, which translates to MISKGCEQCAKGGKMVLFVYGYCDQRDCFYCPLGENRKNVTDVYANERQVEDDSDVIEEAHRMDALGTSITGGEPQEALDRTCRYLSMLKDEFGEDHHTHLYTGITGGRENMRRLAEAGLDEIRFHPPYELWGDMHGTEWEEILYIAREEGLTPAFEIPGIRAESEFLEFLDEGAADFCNINEFEMSDGNAERMQEAGFELREGHMSAVEGSHDVLDAMGDHEKVYYCTSVFKDAAQHRNRLKRMAKIVGREFDDVTDDGTLVYGKIWEPVARLAELGVPEEFYTEKTDHVELAWWLAEEMIEEGDIGKGEIVEQYPTADGTVVERTPLA; encoded by the coding sequence ATGATCTCGAAGGGCTGTGAACAGTGTGCCAAAGGCGGCAAGATGGTGCTGTTTGTCTACGGCTACTGCGACCAGCGAGACTGCTTTTACTGTCCGCTCGGCGAGAACAGAAAGAACGTCACCGACGTCTACGCGAACGAGCGTCAGGTCGAGGACGACTCGGACGTAATCGAGGAAGCTCACCGGATGGATGCGCTAGGAACCTCGATCACCGGCGGTGAGCCACAGGAGGCTCTCGACCGGACCTGTCGCTACCTCTCGATGCTCAAAGACGAGTTCGGCGAGGACCACCACACCCACCTCTACACCGGGATCACGGGCGGGCGCGAGAACATGCGCCGGCTTGCGGAGGCGGGCCTCGACGAGATCCGCTTCCATCCACCGTACGAGCTGTGGGGCGACATGCATGGCACGGAGTGGGAGGAGATCCTCTACATCGCGCGCGAGGAGGGGCTGACACCCGCCTTCGAGATCCCCGGTATTCGAGCCGAAAGCGAGTTCCTCGAGTTCCTCGACGAGGGCGCGGCGGACTTCTGCAACATCAACGAGTTCGAGATGTCCGACGGCAACGCAGAACGGATGCAGGAGGCGGGCTTCGAGCTCCGCGAAGGGCACATGAGCGCGGTCGAGGGCAGTCACGACGTGCTCGATGCGATGGGCGACCACGAGAAGGTCTACTACTGCACCAGCGTGTTCAAGGACGCCGCCCAGCACCGCAACCGACTGAAGCGGATGGCGAAGATCGTCGGCCGCGAGTTCGACGACGTCACCGACGACGGCACGCTCGTCTACGGCAAGATCTGGGAACCCGTCGCGCGCCTCGCCGAACTCGGGGTTCCCGAGGAGTTCTACACCGAGAAAACCGACCACGTCGAACTCGCGTGGTGGCTCGCCGAGGAGATGATAGAGGAGGGCGACATCGGGAAGGGCGAGATCGTCGAGCAGTATCCGACGGCCGACGGCACGGTGGTCGAGCGGACGCCGCTAGCGTAG
- a CDS encoding helix-turn-helix transcriptional regulator: MRFRAVLCALLATVVAVTAVGPAIVYGQPGSAVDQAASPTDSADAATTIAIQPRPNGDARFQVSTRFALTSTNETRAFRTIAREFEESTNTDPIPTFRRAATAASNATRRPMNVTNVNRTATIVGQNDTSKNDTGQLVVAFTWTNFARQSDDELIVGDAFNTSQSTWLPSLTTEQTLRIETPRGHTIDTSPIGYTNRTLVWKGPRSFAPGEPRVVYDRSGAPLQPTTGENNGSGDGNGDTGPFTAVPPLVLGAGVIVLGAGAVIVGAYTWTRRETDDDGGAPDVADSETGSGTTAATAQTKSESDASAAATADQPDDEPPDDELLSDEERVERLLERNDGRMKQASIVDETGWSNAKVSQLLSAMDDTGRIEKLRIGRENLISLPNRDDERV, from the coding sequence ATGCGTTTTCGGGCGGTGCTGTGCGCGCTCCTCGCCACCGTCGTCGCCGTCACCGCCGTCGGGCCGGCGATCGTGTACGGCCAGCCCGGGTCGGCCGTCGATCAGGCGGCGTCGCCGACCGACAGCGCCGACGCCGCCACGACCATCGCCATCCAGCCCCGACCGAACGGCGACGCTCGGTTTCAGGTCTCGACGCGCTTCGCGCTCACCAGTACGAACGAGACCAGAGCGTTCAGAACGATCGCGAGGGAGTTCGAAGAGAGCACCAACACCGATCCGATCCCGACGTTTCGGCGCGCCGCGACCGCGGCGAGCAACGCGACCCGCCGGCCGATGAACGTCACGAACGTCAACCGAACCGCGACGATCGTGGGCCAGAACGACACCAGCAAGAACGACACCGGCCAGCTCGTGGTCGCGTTCACGTGGACGAACTTCGCCCGGCAGAGCGACGACGAACTGATCGTCGGTGACGCGTTCAACACCAGCCAGAGCACCTGGCTCCCGTCGCTCACCACGGAGCAGACGTTGCGCATCGAAACACCCCGAGGGCACACCATCGATACCTCGCCGATCGGGTACACCAATCGCACGCTCGTGTGGAAGGGACCCCGATCGTTCGCTCCCGGGGAGCCGCGGGTGGTCTACGATCGCAGCGGCGCACCGCTCCAGCCGACGACCGGCGAGAATAACGGAAGTGGCGATGGCAACGGCGACACCGGACCGTTCACAGCAGTACCGCCGCTCGTGCTCGGAGCAGGAGTGATCGTGCTCGGGGCGGGGGCCGTCATCGTCGGGGCGTACACCTGGACGCGACGCGAGACGGACGACGACGGGGGTGCACCAGACGTCGCCGATAGCGAAACCGGATCAGGGACGACGGCGGCGACAGCACAAACGAAATCGGAGTCGGACGCTTCCGCCGCGGCGACCGCCGACCAACCCGACGACGAACCGCCCGACGACGAACTCCTCTCTGACGAGGAACGTGTCGAACGACTCCTCGAACGCAACGACGGCCGGATGAAGCAGGCCTCGATCGTCGACGAGACCGGCTGGTCGAACGCGAAGGTGTCCCAGTTGCTGTCGGCGATGGACGACACAGGGAGAATCGAGAAGCTCCGGATCGGCCGGGAGAACCTCATCAGCCTGCCCAACCGCGACGATGAGAGGGTTTGA
- a CDS encoding electron transfer flavoprotein subunit alpha/FixB family protein, whose product MTVLAIAEHRRGDLRDVSFELATAGRELADATDGDLHLAVIGGAVEEFADRLDREGVDVVHTIDEGEEFNHDVYTQAVAALYDEVEPDTLLMPNSVNGLDYAPAVANRLSLPLVTDAIDIESDGVLSVTREKYGSKVETVVEVDANRAAVTVRPGEWPPAEGTNGAEIQEFDAEIDESTVHSTVTGFQEVGGGDVDISEADVLVSVGRGIEEEENIALVEALADTLDATLSSSRPIVDNGWLPKNRQVGQSGKVVTPDVYIAIGISGAVQHVAGMKGAETIVAINTDPNAPIYDLADYGVVDDLFDVVPALIEAFGGEPPEV is encoded by the coding sequence ATGACGGTTCTCGCCATCGCCGAACACCGCCGCGGTGACCTCCGTGACGTGAGCTTCGAACTCGCCACCGCGGGCCGCGAACTCGCCGACGCCACCGACGGCGACCTCCACCTCGCCGTGATCGGCGGCGCGGTCGAGGAGTTCGCCGACCGGCTCGACCGCGAGGGCGTCGACGTCGTCCACACGATCGACGAGGGCGAGGAGTTCAACCACGACGTCTACACCCAGGCGGTCGCCGCGCTCTACGATGAGGTCGAACCCGACACGCTGCTCATGCCGAACTCGGTCAACGGCCTCGACTACGCGCCCGCGGTCGCCAACCGGCTCTCGCTTCCGCTCGTGACTGACGCGATCGACATCGAGAGCGACGGCGTCCTCTCGGTGACCCGCGAGAAGTACGGCTCGAAGGTCGAAACAGTAGTCGAAGTCGACGCCAACCGCGCAGCGGTGACGGTTCGGCCGGGCGAGTGGCCGCCTGCGGAGGGAACCAACGGGGCCGAAATTCAGGAGTTCGACGCCGAGATCGACGAGTCGACGGTGCACTCGACGGTGACGGGATTCCAGGAAGTCGGCGGCGGTGACGTCGACATCAGCGAGGCCGACGTGCTGGTGTCGGTGGGCCGCGGGATCGAAGAGGAGGAGAACATCGCGCTGGTCGAGGCGCTGGCGGACACGCTCGACGCGACGCTCTCCTCGTCGCGGCCGATCGTCGACAACGGCTGGCTCCCGAAGAACCGTCAGGTCGGCCAGTCCGGCAAGGTCGTCACCCCGGACGTCTACATCGCGATCGGGATTTCGGGGGCTGTCCAGCACGTCGCCGGCATGAAAGGCGCGGAGACGATCGTCGCGATCAACACCGACCCGAACGCGCCGATCTACGACCTCGCGGACTACGGGGTCGTCGACGACCTCTTCGACGTGGTGCCGGCGCTGATCGAGGCGTTCGGCGGCGAGCCACCCGAAGTCTGA
- a CDS encoding PGF-CTERM sorting domain-containing protein: MPSANTSQANEYLGLTGATSGLTGPGFGVVVAVIALVAAALVAVRRRQ, translated from the coding sequence ATGCCGTCGGCGAACACCAGTCAAGCCAACGAGTATCTCGGGCTGACGGGCGCGACCTCCGGCCTGACCGGCCCCGGCTTCGGAGTCGTCGTCGCGGTGATCGCGCTCGTCGCCGCCGCGCTCGTCGCTGTCAGACGGCGACAGTAG
- a CDS encoding DUF373 family protein has protein sequence MLLVLCVDLDDDLGRKAGVETPVVGREAVERAAVALATADPEDSDSNVLFEGLHIHDDITDERIEVAAVAGVESGGVAANRRVGEEVDTILAGLATGEDVRAIVVTDGAQDESVLPVIRSRLPVDGVRRVVVRQAQNLESIYYTMKQVLDDPETRGTILVPLGILLLIYPLVELAGRLGVPGTTVVGLISALLGLYVLFRGLGLEQAIDESVARARSGLYAGRVMLITSVVALALFVIGGVSGVRTLDAAQASTGVLTPVETAAALVVGAVPWFAAAGITSSVGRITDTYLAERFRWRYLNAPFYVLAIAAVLHGVGAYLLGNVGLSYMAVALTAGTLLGLVSTLAFAIVESRSPSVPEPA, from the coding sequence ATGCTGCTCGTGCTGTGTGTCGATCTCGACGACGACCTCGGCCGGAAGGCTGGCGTCGAGACGCCCGTTGTCGGCCGCGAGGCGGTCGAGCGCGCAGCGGTCGCGCTCGCCACTGCGGACCCGGAGGACTCGGACTCCAATGTGTTGTTCGAGGGCCTCCATATCCACGACGACATCACCGACGAGCGGATCGAGGTCGCGGCGGTCGCGGGCGTCGAGAGCGGTGGCGTCGCCGCCAACCGCCGCGTCGGCGAGGAGGTCGACACGATCCTCGCGGGGCTCGCCACCGGCGAGGACGTCCGCGCCATCGTCGTTACCGACGGCGCACAGGACGAGTCGGTGCTGCCGGTGATTCGGTCGCGGCTGCCGGTCGATGGGGTGCGACGAGTGGTCGTTCGCCAGGCCCAGAACCTCGAATCGATCTACTACACGATGAAGCAGGTGCTCGACGATCCCGAAACGCGGGGCACCATTCTGGTTCCGCTCGGCATCCTGCTGTTGATCTATCCGCTCGTCGAGCTCGCCGGCCGGCTCGGGGTTCCGGGAACGACGGTTGTCGGCCTCATCTCGGCGCTGCTCGGACTGTACGTCCTCTTTCGCGGTCTCGGCCTCGAACAGGCCATCGACGAGTCGGTCGCGCGCGCACGGAGCGGGTTGTACGCCGGTCGGGTCATGCTCATCACGTCGGTGGTGGCGCTCGCGCTGTTCGTCATCGGCGGCGTCAGCGGTGTCCGAACGCTCGACGCCGCCCAGGCAAGCACGGGAGTGCTGACACCCGTCGAGACCGCCGCCGCGCTCGTCGTCGGTGCTGTCCCGTGGTTCGCCGCGGCGGGGATCACGAGCAGCGTCGGCCGGATCACCGACACGTATCTCGCCGAGCGGTTCCGGTGGCGCTACCTCAACGCCCCCTTCTACGTGCTCGCGATCGCGGCCGTCCTCCACGGCGTCGGCGCGTACCTCCTCGGGAACGTCGGCCTCTCGTACATGGCGGTCGCGCTCACTGCCGGAACGCTGCTCGGCCTCGTGAGCACGCTCGCGTTCGCTATCGTGGAATCGCGCTCGCCGAGCGTGCCCGAGCCTGCCTAG